A window of the Brassica oleracea var. oleracea cultivar TO1000 chromosome C1, BOL, whole genome shotgun sequence genome harbors these coding sequences:
- the LOC106315274 gene encoding presequence protease 1, chloroplastic/mitochondrial-like, producing MLRTVSCSASLSSSSPFFRFFRHFPRSSTAALRGPSRNLGRISSPSAAGRRVFLRRGLRVSSAATAGGGGVNGQFSRFSVRAVATPSYPDVGQDEAEKLGFEKVSEEFISECKSKATLFKHKKTGCEVMSVSNEDENKVFGIVLRTPPKDSTGIPHILEHSVLCGSRKYPVKEPFVELLKGSLHTFLNAFTYPDRTCYPVASTNTKDFYNLVDVYLDAVFFPKCVEDVHTFQQEGWHYELNDPSEDISYKGVVFNEMKGVYSQPDNILGRIAQQAISPDNTYGVDSGGDPKDIPKLTFEEFQEFHRKYYHPSNARIWFYGDDDPVQRLRVLSEYLDMFEASSSRDTSKIETQKLFSEPIRIVEKYPAGRDGDLKKKNMVCVNWLLSEKPLDLQTQLALGFLDHLMLGTPASPLRKILLESGLGEALVSSGMSDELLQPQFSVGMKGVSQDNVQKVEELIMDTLKKLAEEGFDSDAVEASTNTIEFSLRENNTGSFPRGLSLMLQSIAKWIYDMDPFEPLKYTEPLKALKARIVEEGSKAVFSPLIEQFILNNSHRVTIEMQPDPEKASQEEAEEKSILEKVKAGMTEEDLAELARATEELRLKQETPDPPEALRCVPSLNLSDIPKEPTYVPSEVGDINGVEVLRHDLFTNDIVYAEVVFDMGSLKHELLPLVPLFCQSLMEMGTKDLSFVQLNQLIGRKTGGISVYPLTSSVRGKAEPCSKFVVRGKSMAGRAEDLFNLMNCLLQEVQFTDQQRFKQFVSQSIARMENRLRGSGHGIAAARMDAMLNVAGWMSEQMGGLSYLEFLHTLAKKVDEDWEGISSALEEIRRSLLARNGCVVNMTADGKFLTNIEKSVEKFLNLLPETPSGGLVTWDGRLPLRNEAIVIPTQVNYVGKAGNIYSTGYELDGSAYVISKHISNTWLWDRVRVSGGAYGGFCDFDSHSGVFSFLSYRDPNLLKTLDIYDGTGDFLRGLDVDQETLTKAIIGTIGDVDSYQLPDAKGYSSLMRHLLGVTDEERQRKREEILTTSLKDFKEFAEAIDVVREKGVAVAVASAEDIDSANQARSNFFEVKKAL from the exons ATGCTCCGAACTGTCTCTTGTTCGGCTTCTCTCAGCTCTTCCTCTCCTTTCTTTCGCTTCTTTCGCCACTTTCCTCGCTCGTCTACGGCCGCTCTCCGTGGCCCCAGTCGCAACCTTGGCCGGATTTCATCTCCTTCTGCCGCCGGAAGACGTGTCTTTCTCCGAAGAGGGTTGAGGGTTTCTTCCGCCGCCACAGCAGGTGGCGGTGGTGTCAATGGCCAGTTCTCTCGCTTCTCTGTTCGGGCCGTCGCCACACCATCTTATCCTG ATGTAGGTCAAGATGAGGCTGAGAAGCTTGGGTTTGAGAAAGTGTCTGAGGAGTTTATCTCAGAGTGTAAATCGAAGGCGACTCTCTTCAAACACAAGAAAACTGGCTGCGAGGTTATGTCTGTGTCAAATGAGGATGAGAACAAGGTGTTCGGCATTGTTTTAAGGACTCCTCC GAAGGATTCCACTGGCATTCCACACATACTGGAACATAGTGTTCTATGTGGGTCGAGAAAGTACCCTGTAAAAGAGCCATTCGTTGAACTGCTTAAGGGAAGCTTGCATACTTTCCTCAACGCATTCACATATCCTGATAGGACCTGTTACCCAGTTGCTTCCACAAATACAAAG GATTTTTACAATCTCGTCGATGTATATTTGGATGCTGTCTTCTTCCCCAAGTGTGTGGAGGACGTTCACACTTTTCAGCAAGAGGGCTGGCACTATGAGCTTAATGATCCCTCAGAAGACATATCTTACAAAG GTGTTGTATTTAATGAGATGAAAGGTGTCTATTCACAGCCTGATAATATTTTAGGCCGAATTGCTCAACAG GCCATATCTCCAGATAATACATATGGTGTTGACAGTGGAGGTGATCCAAAAGATATCCCTAAGCTGACATTCGAGGAATTTCAG GAGTTCCACCGTAAGTATTATCACCCAAGCAATGCCAGAATCTGGTTCTACGGAGATGATGATCCAGTTCAGCGCCTTCGTGTTTTGAGTG AATACTTGGACATGTTTGAAGCAAGCTCATCTCGAGACACTTCAAAGATTGAAACTCAAAAGCTTTTCTCCGAGCCTATCAGAATAGTTGAGAAATATCCTGCCGGTCGAGATGGTGATCTCAAAAAGAAGAACATGGTGTGCGTTAACTGGCTATTGTCCGAGAAGCCCCTGGACTTGCAAACTCAGCTCGCACTTGGGTTCTTGGACCATCTTATGCTGGGAACTCCTGCTTCGCCGCTAAGGAAAATCTTGCTGGAAAGCGGTTTAGGAGAAGCTCTTGTCAGTAGTGGGATGTCAGACGAACTTTTGCAGCCCCAGTTCAGTGTTGGTATGAAAGGTGTGTCTCAAGATAACGTTCAAAAGGTTGAGGAGTTGATTATGGATACGTTGAAGAAGTTGGCGGAAGAAGGGTTTGACAGTGATGCTGTGGAGGCATCCACGAATACAATTGAGTTTTCTCTGAGGGAAAACAATACAGGATCTTTCCCTCGTGGTTTATCACTTATGCTCCAATCTATT GCAAAGTGGATATACGATATGGATCCTTTTGAGCCATTGAAGTACACGGAGCCATTGAAAGCCCTGAAAGCCAGAATAGTTGAGGAGGGTTCCAAGGCTGTCTTTTCTCCACTGATAGAGCAGTTTATTTTGAATAACTCGCATCGTGTTACCATAGAGATGCAG CCTGATCCTGAAAAAGCTTCTCAAGAGGAAGCGGAAGAGAAGAGTATCCTGGAAAAAGTCAAAGCAGGTATGACAGAAGAGGATCTTGCAGAGCTAGCGCGTGCTACAGAGGAGCTGAGATTGAAGCAAGAGACTCCTGACCCTCCTGAAGCACTGAGATGTGTCCCGAGTTTGAACCTGAGTGACATCCCAAAAGAACCTACTTATGTTCCCAGTGAG GTTGGAGATATTAATGGTGTGGAGGTTTTGCGGCATGACCTTTTCACAAATGACATTGTGTACGCTGAAGTAGTGTTTGATATGGGTTCGCTGAAGCATGAACTTCTTCCACTAGTACCACTTTTCTG TCAATCACTAATGGAGATGGGCACAAAAGATTTGAGTTTTGTGCAACTGAATCAGTTGATTGGAAGGAAAACGGGAGGTATATCAGTATATCCCCTTACTTCATCTGTGAGGGGCAAGGCTGAACCTTGCAGCAAATTTGTTGTACGTGGAAAATCGATGGCTGGGCGTGCTGAAGACCTTTTTAACCTG ATGAATTGCTTGTTGCAAGAAGTTCAGTTTACAGATCAGCAGCGGTTTAAACAGTTTGTCTCTCAAAGCATAGCACGGATGGAG AACCGATTGAGGGGAAGTGGTCATGGAATCGCTGCGGCGAGGATGGATGCAATGTTGAACGTTGCTGGTTGGATGTCTGAACAGATGGGTGGTCTCAG TTATCTTGAATTCTTGCACACTCTTGCAAAGAAGGTGGATGAAGACTGGGAAGGGATATCATCCGCACTCGAAGAGATCAGGAGATCTCTCCTCGCCAGGAACGGTTGCGTAGTTAACATGACTGCAGATGGCAAGTTTCTCACCAACATCGAAAAATCGGTTGAGAAGTTTCTAAACTTACTCCCTGAAACCCCATCTGGTGGGCTCGTCACTTGGGACGGTCGACTTCCTCTGAGAAACGAAGCCATTGTAATACCAACTCAG GTGAACTATGTTGGAAAAGCCGGTAACATATACAGCACAGGGTATGAGCTTGATGGCAGTGCATATGTTATATCAAAGCATATTAGCAACACATGGTTATGGGATCGTGTTCGTGTGAGCGGTGGTGCCTATGGAGGTTTCTGTGATTTCGATTCGCATTCAG GAGTGTTTTCGTTCTTGTCTTACCGTGATCCAAACTTGTTGAAGACACTTGACATATATGATGGAACCGGAGACTTCTTGCGTGGGCTTGATGTTGATCAAGAGACGCTCACTAAAGCTATCATTGGAACCATTGGTGATGTTGATTCCTACCAGTTACCTGATGCCAAAGGTTATAGCAGTTTGATGAGGCATTTACTTGGAGTAACAGACGAAGAACGGCAAAGAAAGCGCGAAGAGATACTTACAACAAG CTTAAAGGACTTTAAGGAGTTCGCAGAAGCAATAGATGTGGTTAGAGAGAAAGGTGTTGCGGTGGCAGTGGCATCCGCAGAAGACATTGATTCGGCGAACCAAGCGCGTTCCAACTTTTTCGAGGTTAAGAAAGCTCTCTAA